In Streptomyces nojiriensis, the sequence CTCTACAACCGCACCGTGCACGACGCCGGCCAGGCCGCCGCCGTGGTCGCGGGCGTCCGGCTCGCGGCCGGCTCCGGTGCCACCGGGGGCCTGCCGGTGCTGGGGCTGCCCGGGTCGCTGCTGCTGGCCGCCGCCGAGGAGGCCGGGCTGGCACCCGTACCGGAGGCCTTCGCCGACCGCGCCTACACGCCGGCCGGGACGCTGGTCCCGCGCGGCGAGCCGGGTGCCGTGCTGCACGACCCGGACGCGGTCGTGGCGCGGGCCGTCCGGATGGCGGCCGAGGGGGCGGTGACCGCGGCCGACGGGTCGCCGGTCCCGGTGGCCGCGCGCTCGCTGTGCCTGCACGGGGACACCCCGGGGGCGGCCGGGCTCGCCCGCCGGGTCCGGGAGGCGCTGGGCGCGGCCGGGGTCCGGGTGGAGGCCTTCGCGTGAGGACCCTCGTGGTGGGTGGTGGGGCGCTGCTGATCGAACTGGACTCGGCGGACGAGGTCGCCGCGCTCCACGCCGAGCTGCTGCGCCGCCGGGACGCGGGCGAGCTGGGGCCCGTACGGGACCTCGTGCCGGCCGCGCGGACCGTGCTGCTGGACGGCGTACGGGATCCGGCGGCGCTCGGTGCCCGGATCGCGCGGTGGGAGGTGCCGCCGCTCGCGCCGACGCAGGGGCCGCAGGTCACCGTCCCGGTGCGGTACGACGGCCCGGACCTGGTGGAGGTGGCCCGGCTGTGGGGGGTCGCCCCGCGGGAGGTCCCGGGGATCGTCGGCGCGACCGTGTTCCGGGTGGCCTTCTGCGGTTTCGCGCCGGGCTTCGGCTACCTGACGGGGCTGCCGGAGCGGTTCCACGTCCCCCGCCGCGGGACGCCCCGTACGGCCGTCCCGGCGGGCTCGCTGGCGCTGGCCGGGGAGTACGCGGGGGTGTACCCGCGCTCCTCCCCCGGCGGCTGGCAGCTGATCGGCTCGACGGACGCGGTGCTCTGGGACCCGGATCGGGAGCCGGCGGCGCTCTTCGCGCCCGGGGTCCGGGTGCGGTTCACGCAGGAGGACGGCCGTGGCTGACGGGCTGCTGGTGGTGCGGCCGGGGGCGCTGACGACGGTCCAGGACCGGGGCCGCCCGGGGTACGCGCACCTGGGGGTCCCGCGCTCGGGAGCCCTCGACACGGCGGCGTACGCGCTGGCCAACCGGCTCGTCGGCAACGCGCCGGACGCGGCGGCGCTGGAGACGACCCTGGACGGCGTCGGGCTGCGGGCCCTGGCTGCGACCACCGTGGCGGTCACGGGCGCACCCTGTCCGGTACGGATCTCCGGTCGCCCGGTGGCCTGGGGGGCGCCGGTCCGGCTCCCGGCCGGGGCGGAGCTGGAGGTGGGCCGGGCGGAGTCGGGAGTGCGCGGCTACGTCGCCGTGCGGGGAGGCCTGGCCGCCCCGCCGGTCCTGGGCAGTCGCTCCACGGACCTGCTGTCCGGGCTGGGGCCTCCGGTCCTGTCGGCCGGGATGCTGCTGCCGGCGGGCCCGCCGGGCCCGGATCCGGTCCCCGGGGCGGATGCCTGCGGCCTGCCCGGTCCGCCATCGCGGCTGGTGCTCCCGCTGCGGCTGGGGCCCCGGGCGGACTGGTTCACCGAGGCCTCCCTCACCGGGCTGTGGCGCTCGGAGTTCTGCGTGTCGGCGATGTCCAACCGGATCGGGCTGCGCACGGAGGCGGGCACCCCGCTGGTCCGCGCCCGGGCCGGCGAGCTGCCGAGCGAGGGCATGGTGCTGGGCGCGGTCCAGGTGCCGCCGGACGGGCTGCCGGTGGTGTTCCTGGCCGATCACCCGGTGACGGGCGGCTACCCGGTGGTGGGCGTGGTCCCGCCGGGCCCGGCCCTGGACGCGGCGGCGCAGGCCCGGCCGGGGATCCCGGTCAGGTTCGCGAGGTCCCGATGAAACGTTCGAGGGGGCTTCGGCCAAGTACGGGGTGAGGGGGCCGACCGGGTCCCCCGCGCAGGGGAGGAACCGGGTGCTCAGCCCACGACACGAGACCGGACCGCCGGACCTCACCACGCCCGAGGGGTTCGGGGCGTTCTACGAGGAACACATCGACGCCGTTCTCGGCTTCGTCACGCGGCGGGTCGCCGACCCGCACCTGGCGGCGGACCTGACGGCCGACATCTTCCTCGCCGCGATGGGATCGGCCCGCGGCTACCGGCCCGACAGGGGAGCGCCGGTCGCCTGGCTGTTCGGGATAGCCCGCAACGTCCTGTCGGGCCACGCCCGCGGGCTGGCCCGCGAGAGCGGGGCGCTGGCGCGGCTGAGCGGGCGGCGCCTGCTCGATGACGAGGACGTGGCGGCGCTGGAGGAGCGGATCGACGCCCAGCGCGCGTTCAGGGAGCTCGCGGAGCGCCACGCCGCCCTGTCCGAGCCGCTGCGCGCCGCCCTCGACCTGGTCGTGCTCGACCAGCTCACACCGGCCGAAGTCGCCCAGGCCCTCGGGGTCACCCAGGCGACGGTCCGGGTCCGCCTGCACCGGGCCCGGCGCGCCCTGGGCGCCCCGGGCTCCACGACCGCACGCCAGATGGAGGCAGCCCGATGAACAGCAGGCCCAGTGGCTTCGAGGACCGGCTGAAGGCCGCGCTCCTGGCCCGCCTCCCGGAGGCCGTGCCCGCGCCCCCCGCCCGGTCCTTCGCCCGGCGGTACGGCATTCCGCTCGCGGTGGGTGTCGCCACGGCCACCGTGGTCGCCGTCATGACCCTCACGGGCAGCAGCCGCACCGGCTCCCTGCCGGCCGGCACGCCGAGCCGTTCGGCCTCGGCCGCGCCCGAGATCACGAAGGAGCCGGACGGGTCGCTGCGGTTCGATCCGCCCGAGCAGGCGCAGGTCCCGGCGCTGGCCGACCGGCTGAAGGAACTGGGGGTCCGGGCCGTCGCGGTCCCGATGCTGCCGGCGTCCCAGTGCAAGACGCTTCGGGGCTGGGAGCGCGGCCCGCAGGCCGATCCCGCGGCCGGTGTGTCGCGCAGCGATGACGGACGCACCCTCAAGGTCAACCCGAAGGCGGTCCCCCCGGGACACACGCTCCTGGTCACGTGGGCGTACTTCCAGCCGCTGTGGGAGGCGAAGCAAGGACTCGCCTTCGGAATCGTGGAGGACGAAGACGTCCCGTACTGCTCGGTCGACTACACGGATGCCGTCCGGGAGGCGCAGCGGTTGGGGCCTCCCACCCGAACCCCCGGCCCACCGGCCACCATTACGCCTTCGCCCTGATCGCGCTGCGCGGCCGCCCACAGTCACACCACTCGGCCCGGCCCCCTCTTGTCAGGGGGCCGGGCCGAGTGCTGTCGGTGGGGCTGCCGGCGGGGCTACACGGCGGACTCCGGTGCGATGCGGCTGCGGACGGCCGACTGGACGTCCTCCTCCTCCGCGGGATCGGCGGCCAGGCGGCGCAGCCGGGGCGCCACGCGGGCGTCGGCCGTCTCGGCGTGGCGGGCCGCCACCTCGCGGGTGGTCTCCTCGCAGTCCCAGAGGCATTCGACGGCGAAGCCGGCCGCGAAGGTGGGGTCGGTGCTGGCCAGGGCCCGGGCGGCCCGGCCGCGCAGGTGGGACGAGGCGGTCTCGCGGTAGACGTGGCGCAGCACGGGGGCCGCGCAGCCGACGGCGAGCCGGCCGGCCCCGTCCACCAGGGCGAACAGGCGCCGGGTGTCCGGGCCCGCACCGCGCACGGTGGAGCGCAGGGCGCCCAGCACCAGGCCCGCGTCCTCGGGGCCGCCACGGGCGGCCAGGATGGCCGCGGCGGCCTCGCCGAGCGCGTCGGGGCGGTGGACCCAGCGCCGGGCCCGCTCGACGGCCCCGGGGCCGCACATGCGCTCGTAGGCGGCCACGGCGGGCTCGTCGGCGGCGGCTTCGATGAGGTCCAGCACGGCCGGGTTCTCCGGCTCGGCGAGGACCAGGTGGTGCAGGGCGGTGGCCCGGGCGGCCTCGCCGTCGGCGCCGGCGGCGGCCGCGAGGATGGCGGAGCGGTCCTCGGGCTGGGCCACGGCGGCGAGGCAGCGGGCCGCGGGGACGTGCAGCGGGGTACCGCGGCGCAGCCCGTCGGCGGCCCAGTCGAAGACGGCCTGGACGCCCCAGCCGGGCCGGGGCCCGCTCGGGGTCATCTGGCGCTGCCAGCGGTCGAAGGAGCCCTGCTGACGGGCGGCGCGCAGGCGCTCCCCGTACTGGGGGGTCTCCTCCCACAGACACCACGGGCGGGGCTCGTAGGCGTCGCGGACGGCGGCGGCCAGCCGCGCCTCGCCCTCCGCCGTGGCGGGGAAGCGGGCGAGGACGGCCGGGGCCAGGGACCGCAGGCCTTCGTCGTCGTCGCGCAGGGCCAGCTCGTCGAGCGCCCAGGCCCAGTTCGCCCCGGAGGCGGCGTAGCGGCGCAGCAGCATGAGCGCGTCGTCGCGGCCGTAGGAGGCCAGGTGGCCCAGGACGGACAGGGCGAGGCCCGTGCGGTGGTCCTCCTCGTCGACGAGGTCGTCGGCGCTGAAGAGGTGGGCCTCGATCTCGCCCAGGGGACCGGCGAGGTCCAGGTACAGCCGGGCGTAGTACAAGGAGCGGTTCTCGACCTGCCAGTCCTGGCGCGGGTCGCGGAGCACGCACTGGTTGAGGGCCTCGAGGGCCTCCGCCCTGGGTGCCGCGAGTGCGTGCAGCGTGCCGTCGCCACGGCCTCGCTGAAGGAGCCCGAGCAGGGTACCGCTCGGTGCTATGACTGGTTCGAACATGGGAATGGCCTCAAATCAAGCTGGGGACGCAACCGGGAATCGGGATTCACAGGGCCGCGTAACAGCATGTGAGGACGTCCGCCGTCATGTTCCGCTCGATGTAGACCATTGCCTTCTCACTCTCGTCGGTGCTTCGTGATCATGGAGGCCGGGCCGGCCTCGCACACCCTTCGTTTCTCGCTCGCCCGCTTCTGCCCGTCCCCCGTGCTCGCGAATCGAATCCGACGCCATGATGACCCAGGCGGTTTGTGCGCCGCGACCACATTTATGGCCGCCGTGACCAACCTGTGAGGTCGGGATGTGCCCGGGCCCGGCCAGATCCCAGGCAAAACCGGACTACTCGGCTCCGAAAAGTTCCAGCAGGTCGGCCTTGGCGAACATGCGCGCCGTGTCCACCGCGGAGGGGGTTCCGGCCTTCGGGTCGGCCCCGCCGGCGAGCAGCGCGCGGATGACGGCCTCCTCGCCCTTGAAGACCGCGCCGGCGAGCGGGGTCTGGCCGCGGTCGTTGGCGCGGTCGGCCTCGGCGCCGCGGGCCAGCAGGGCCGACACGGCGTCGGCGTGGCCGTGGTAGGCGGCGAGCATGACCAGGGTGTCGCCGCGGTCGTTGGTGAGGTTCGCCGGGACTCCGGCGTCCAGGTAGGCGGTGAGCGCCTCGGTCTCACCCTGACGGGCGAGGTCGAAGATCTTGGTGGCCAGCTCGATGACGTCCTCGTCGGGGACGCCGTGGGAACCGGTGCCCTCGGCTGCGTGCTCGCTCATGGTCGGTACCGCCTTTCACTCGTTTGCTGACATGGTCCGCCCGCCCGTCACGACGTCGAAGACCCGGTCGGGGGCCGGCGGGCAGGGGGGTGCACGGCGCTGCGTCCGTACGGGTGAATCGTCAGGGTAGCGCCCTGGCCTGCACATGTCCGGGTCGGACCGAGGCAATGATCACGTTCGGCCCTCTGCGCGCCCGGCCCACCGGCCGGGCTGGGCCGGTCAAGTGAAAAACCCTTGAATTCACCCGTATGCACCTTTTGTCGCATTGATACTTCCTGTGAGCCTGGCAGAACTGATGGTGACTGTCCCCACCAAACAGGAGAAACCTCATGGTCCTGTCCATCTCAGGCGTGGTCCTGCTCGGCATCATCTGCTTCCTCTTCTTCAAGAAGGACGGGATGAAGCTGACGCACGCGTTCGTCTGCGCGCTCTTCGGCTTCTTCCTCGCCGGCTCCGCCATCGCCCCGAGCATCACGGCGAGCACGGCGAGCCTCGCGAGCCTGCTCGGCGGGATCAAGCTCTAGCCCGGCCATCACGCAGCGACCCCAGCAGCACCCGGAACACCGTCACACCCACAACTCCAGGAGACGCCCGTGGCCCGGCGCCCACTTCCCCGCATCCTCAGCAGCGGCACCACGTCGCTGACCCGGGGCCGCGACCTCGCTCGCACGGCCGCCGACAGTGCCACGGACGTCCTCCATCCGCTCCTCGTGATCGGACGCGGCCTGCGCATCCTGGCCGCGGCCGGGCGGCGCCGGTGGTCACAGACCCCCAAGGACAAGCGTGGTCCCGCGCTGTTCCTGGGAGCCGCCTGCGTCCTCGTGGTCGCACTCGTCCCCTACGGTCCCCTCCTCGCCCTGATCACCCTCATGGCGGCGGCGGCCTGGCACGGACGCGACCGCACCCCGGCGAAGACCGGACCCAGCGACGCCGAGACCGACCGGCTCGGCACCCTCTACGAAGCCCTCGTGCCGTACTTCTCCATCCCGGAGGACCCGAGTCCGCTCTTCGCCCACGGCGGGGACTGGGACAAGGCCTTCAGCGGCTACGAGTTCGACGAGGCCGGCCGCATCACCCGGCTCCGCATCCGCTACCCGGCCTACTTCACCGACGGCGAAACCACCTCACGGGCCCGCATCGAGGCACTGCTGCACGCCAAGTCCGGGCGCGGACGGGAGTATCGCTTCGACTGGGACGAGGAGGGCAACCAGCTCGACCTGATGGTGCTGGCGGCATTGCCGACGGGCATCTCCGCCCAGCCGTTCGTCACCTCCCCCGGCGAGACCGTGCTCGGCTTCACCGACGCCGGCGGCGTGCGGCGCACCCTGCCCGTCCTGGAGGGCGACGAGCCCCGGGACGTGCCGCCGGTGATCTGGCGCACCGGGCCCCGCTCCACCGAACCCCACCTGCTGGCTGCCGGCCAGCCCGGCAGCGGCACCTCCACCCTGCTGCGGTCCGTCGCCCTGCAGGCCCTCCGGCACGGGGGCGACGTACTGATCGTCGACGGCGGCGGCAGCGGCGAGTACTCCTGCCTGTCCGGCCGGGACGGCGTCCTAGCCGTGGAATGCGGGCCCACCGGGGCGCAGGCCACGCTGGAATGGGCCGCGCAGGAGACCGAACGGAGGCTCATCGCCACCCACCGGGCCCGGGAAGTCGGGCGGCCCGCGCCCGAGGACGCCCGAAGGCCCCTGTGGATCCTGCTGGACCAGCCGAGCGTGCTGGCCCACCTCGCCGTCTCCGGGGGCGGCCCCGACCCGCTCGCCCAGCTGCAGGTGCCGTTGCGGCACGGGCGGCCCGCCCACGTCACCGTGGTGGTGGCCGAGCACTTCGGGCACCTGGAACTGCTGAACGACGCCGTCTGGCAGCACACCCGCGCCCGCGTCGTCCTCGGGCCCGCCACGGTCCAGCAGGTCGCCGACGTACTGGGGCTGCCGCCGCACACCACCCCGACGGCCCAGGTGCCGCCGGGCCGCGGGTACGCCCGGCTCGGCACGGGGCCCGTGCACCGGCTCCAGGTGCCCGCCACCCCGGACCCGTACGACGAGGCCGCGCACCCCGCGTACCGCCAGGCCGTGCTGGAGCTGCTGCCGGGGCGGCTCGCGCCGGGCGGGGGCGGTGGGAGGGAGCGGAGCATGCTGAGCAAGCCGTTCCAGGGGCAGCCGCCGGTGCAGGGCTCGGCCCTGGAGGCCCCGGAGATTCCGGAGGTGCCGGCCGAGGCCTCGTAGGCCGGTCGGGCGGGCAGCGGGCCGGCGGGTTACGCCACGAACGTGCGCGGCGGCTCCGCCCCGCTGCCGCCGGCTCCCGTGCCGACCAGCCGGGCCGCCGCCGCCAGCCGGGAGGCGGCCTCCTCGGCCACCGGCCCGCCCACGGTGAACGGCAGCCGGACGTAGCCCTCGAAGGCCCCGTCCACACCGAACCGCGGCCCCGAGGGGACCCGTACCCCGACCCGCTCCCCCACCTCGGCCAGGCGCGAGCCGGAGAGCCCGCCCGCGCGGGCCCACAGGGTCAGCCCGCCCTGCGGGACCTCGAACTCCCAGTCCGGCAGCTCCCGGCGGACCGCCGCGACCAGCGCGTCGCGGTTCTCCCGGGCCTGCTCGCGGCGGATCCCGACGGCCTCCTGCCAGCCCCCGGTCCGCATCAGCCAGTTCACCGCGAGCTGTTCCAGCACCGGGGTGCCCAGGTCGGCGTAGGCGCGGGCGGCGACCAGGCTGCGGATCACGTCGGGGGCGGCCCGGACCCAGCCGATCCGCATGCCCGCCCAGAACGCCTTGCTGGCCGAACCGACCGTGATGACCGTGCTGCCGGCCGGGTC encodes:
- a CDS encoding LamB/YcsF family protein — translated: MDSMIASARVIDLNADLGEGFGRWTLTDDEALLSVVTSANVACGFHAGDPSIMRRVCERAAERGVRIGAQVSYRDLAGFGRRSMDVPPGELADEVAYQIGALEVFARAAGSRVSYVKPHGALYNRTVHDAGQAAAVVAGVRLAAGSGATGGLPVLGLPGSLLLAAAEEAGLAPVPEAFADRAYTPAGTLVPRGEPGAVLHDPDAVVARAVRMAAEGAVTAADGSPVPVAARSLCLHGDTPGAAGLARRVREALGAAGVRVEAFA
- a CDS encoding RNA polymerase sigma factor; protein product: MLSPRHETGPPDLTTPEGFGAFYEEHIDAVLGFVTRRVADPHLAADLTADIFLAAMGSARGYRPDRGAPVAWLFGIARNVLSGHARGLARESGALARLSGRRLLDDEDVAALEERIDAQRAFRELAERHAALSEPLRAALDLVVLDQLTPAEVAQALGVTQATVRVRLHRARRALGAPGSTTARQMEAAR
- a CDS encoding HEAT repeat domain-containing protein yields the protein MFEPVIAPSGTLLGLLQRGRGDGTLHALAAPRAEALEALNQCVLRDPRQDWQVENRSLYYARLYLDLAGPLGEIEAHLFSADDLVDEEDHRTGLALSVLGHLASYGRDDALMLLRRYAASGANWAWALDELALRDDDEGLRSLAPAVLARFPATAEGEARLAAAVRDAYEPRPWCLWEETPQYGERLRAARQQGSFDRWQRQMTPSGPRPGWGVQAVFDWAADGLRRGTPLHVPAARCLAAVAQPEDRSAILAAAAGADGEAARATALHHLVLAEPENPAVLDLIEAAADEPAVAAYERMCGPGAVERARRWVHRPDALGEAAAAILAARGGPEDAGLVLGALRSTVRGAGPDTRRLFALVDGAGRLAVGCAAPVLRHVYRETASSHLRGRAARALASTDPTFAAGFAVECLWDCEETTREVAARHAETADARVAPRLRRLAADPAEEEDVQSAVRSRIAPESAV
- a CDS encoding ankyrin repeat domain-containing protein, giving the protein MSEHAAEGTGSHGVPDEDVIELATKIFDLARQGETEALTAYLDAGVPANLTNDRGDTLVMLAAYHGHADAVSALLARGAEADRANDRGQTPLAGAVFKGEEAVIRALLAGGADPKAGTPSAVDTARMFAKADLLELFGAE
- a CDS encoding 5-oxoprolinase subunit B family protein codes for the protein MRTLVVGGGALLIELDSADEVAALHAELLRRRDAGELGPVRDLVPAARTVLLDGVRDPAALGARIARWEVPPLAPTQGPQVTVPVRYDGPDLVEVARLWGVAPREVPGIVGATVFRVAFCGFAPGFGYLTGLPERFHVPRRGTPRTAVPAGSLALAGEYAGVYPRSSPGGWQLIGSTDAVLWDPDREPAALFAPGVRVRFTQEDGRG
- a CDS encoding biotin-dependent carboxyltransferase family protein; the protein is MADGLLVVRPGALTTVQDRGRPGYAHLGVPRSGALDTAAYALANRLVGNAPDAAALETTLDGVGLRALAATTVAVTGAPCPVRISGRPVAWGAPVRLPAGAELEVGRAESGVRGYVAVRGGLAAPPVLGSRSTDLLSGLGPPVLSAGMLLPAGPPGPDPVPGADACGLPGPPSRLVLPLRLGPRADWFTEASLTGLWRSEFCVSAMSNRIGLRTEAGTPLVRARAGELPSEGMVLGAVQVPPDGLPVVFLADHPVTGGYPVVGVVPPGPALDAAAQARPGIPVRFARSR